In one Streptomyces venezuelae genomic region, the following are encoded:
- a CDS encoding MarR family winged helix-turn-helix transcriptional regulator, with translation MTTENGPVAGHGGDTVAAVVRQWQTVRPDIDTGPMEVIGRINRCAALLQQAEDAPLRRAGLTRAEFDLLGALRRTGHELTPGELARETFSSGAAVTKRLKQLQERELVERRADARDRRVAHVGLTDAGRDLVDAILPEQLAYETVVLSVLDGAGQGQLSGLLGELLAQLEGRLGVRRG, from the coding sequence ATGACGACGGAGAACGGTCCGGTGGCCGGCCACGGCGGGGACACCGTGGCCGCGGTGGTGCGGCAGTGGCAGACGGTGCGGCCGGACATCGACACCGGGCCCATGGAGGTGATCGGCCGCATCAACCGCTGCGCGGCCCTCCTCCAGCAGGCCGAGGACGCGCCGCTGCGCCGGGCGGGCCTGACCCGCGCCGAGTTCGACCTGCTCGGCGCGTTGCGCCGCACCGGACACGAGCTGACACCCGGCGAGCTGGCCCGCGAGACCTTCTCCTCCGGTGCCGCCGTCACCAAACGGCTCAAGCAGTTGCAGGAGCGGGAACTGGTCGAGCGGCGCGCCGACGCGCGGGACCGGCGGGTCGCGCACGTCGGCCTCACGGACGCGGGACGCGATCTGGTCGACGCGATCCTGCCGGAGCAGCTCGCGTACGAAACGGTTGTCCTGTCCGTGCTCGACGGTGCGGGGCAGGGTCAACTCAGCGGGCTGCTCGGGGAGTTGCTCGCACAGCTGGAGGGGCGGCTCGGGGTGCGGCGGGGCTGA